The Phosphitispora fastidiosa genomic interval CTCATGAGGCCTGTTTCGTGAGATGGCCGCCTCTCGTTTTGGCGGGCCAAAACTTCCCGGCGGCCTTCGCCATCTTCTGACATGCGGGGACTCCCTGCCTTGTTGACGGTGACTTGCAGCAAGACTCATAACGGCGGCAGTGCCAAGGAAAATCTTATACGACATCTCACCACATGCCCCGGTCATTTCCGAAGCCGCACATAAAAAGGAAAAAAACAAAAGGGAAATAAATAAAAAAATAAAAGGAAACATGTTTTAGAGAAATTTATTGGAGTGTAGAAGGAGGTAAGAAAAGCATGGATGTTCAGAAGCTGGAACAGCTGCATGAGGGGAAGGCTAAAAAGGTATACAGAACCAATGACCCGGACCTGTACTGGATAGAGTACAAGGATGATGCCACAGCCTTTGACGGCAAGAAAAAAGGCACTATCATGAACAAGGGGATTCTTAATAACAGAATCTCGGTGCACTTCTTTAACCTGTTGGAAAGCAAGGGGATTGTAACCCACCTGGTTAAACAGGTAAATGACAGGGAGCAGATAGTCAAAGCAGTTGATATCATCCTGGTGGAAGTAGTTGTCAGGAATATTGCTGCCGGTTCGTTGTCCAAGAGACTCGGGATGGCGGAAGGGACCATGCTTCCCAAAACAGTGCTGGAATTTTACTATAAGGATGATGCTCTCGGTGACCCGCTGATCAATGACTATCATATCCAGGTACTTGAACTGGCTGCTCCTGAACAGATGAAGTCGATATCAATAATGGCTCTTAAAATAAATGATATTCTCAGGGAATACCTTAAGGAAAAGAAAATAGACCTGATTGATTTTAAGCTTGAATTCGGTACCCATAAAGGGGAGGTCATCCTGGCAGATGAGATATCTCCCGATACCTGCCGCTTCTGGGATTTAGAGACCAGGGAGAAACTGGACAAGGACCGTTTCCGCAGAGACCTGGGCAATGTTGAGGAAGCCTACCGGGAAGTGCTCAAGAGACTGACCGGTGAAACCATATCTGATAGCTGACAACTGACATAAGAAAGCTGTTTAATTGCCGTAGACCATTGGCCAGGAACAATAAATAGCGGAGGAATTTAAAATGTTATTTCAAACTGACCGCTCTAACAGAAAAAACAATGATCATGACAAACCTGAAGAGGAATGCGGTATTTTTGGCATTTACGGACCGGGACTGGATGTATCGCGCCTGACCTATTACGGATTGTATG includes:
- the purC gene encoding phosphoribosylaminoimidazolesuccinocarboxamide synthase, with amino-acid sequence MDVQKLEQLHEGKAKKVYRTNDPDLYWIEYKDDATAFDGKKKGTIMNKGILNNRISVHFFNLLESKGIVTHLVKQVNDREQIVKAVDIILVEVVVRNIAAGSLSKRLGMAEGTMLPKTVLEFYYKDDALGDPLINDYHIQVLELAAPEQMKSISIMALKINDILREYLKEKKIDLIDFKLEFGTHKGEVILADEISPDTCRFWDLETREKLDKDRFRRDLGNVEEAYREVLKRLTGETISDS